The following coding sequences are from one Lasioglossum baleicum chromosome 18, iyLasBale1, whole genome shotgun sequence window:
- the LOC143217797 gene encoding lipid storage droplets surface-binding protein 2-like, whose product MTADVATMPHLEIVYRILELPVVESALSKSAEQYSRVKDSNQLIRWILSTAETSLSTATNKAVVPIAAPIAKKLENPIHFVDHTLCLGLDKIEEKVPMVKETPEQILENAYMLAVQTVQQASNLKDISWNKANQILATHYGSAAVKGLDNTAVVVDKLIDKYFPATGDEESIVIKSAEEDQLLHTLQTVGHLSNKAARRVYTNIMRHVNTIKTENIKSYIGSVLQFLQLTRYLSSINVEQQASTSKNTTNEEKKEN is encoded by the exons ATGACAGCCGACGTCGCAACGATGCCTCATTTGGAGATTGTCTATCGTATTTTGGAGCTTCCGGTGGTGGAAAGCGCGCTTTCCAAGTCTGCCGAGCAGTATTCCCGCGTGAAAGATAGCAACCAATTGATCCGTTGGATTCTATCCACCGCGGAAACCTCTTTGAGCACCGCGACGAACAAAGCCGTGGTTCCCATAGCGGCGCCCATCGCTAAGAAACTCGAGAACCCCATACACTTCGTTGACCACACGTTGTGCCTTGGTcttgacaaaatcgaagaaaaggTGCCGATGGTTAAAGAGACACCTGAGCAG ATACTGGAAAACGCATATATGTTGGCAGTGCAAACTGTTCAACAAGCCTCCAATTTGAAGGACATTAGCTGGAACAAGGCAAATCAGATCTTAGCGACACATTATGGTAGCGCAGCTGTCAAGGGTTTGGATAACACAGCTGTCGTTGTCGACAAACTAATTGATAAATATTTTCCCGCTACCGGAGATGAAGAGTCGATCG TAATTAAATCTGCGGAGGAGGACCAATTATTGCACACTTTGCAGACAGTGGGACATTTATCAAACAAGGCAGCGAGACGCGTATATACGAACATAATGCGCCACGTGAACACTATCAAAACAGAGAACATAAAGTCTTATATCGGATCTGTGCTACAGTTTTTGCAGCTCACGCGATATCTATCCTCGATAAACGTGGAACAGCAGGCTTCGACGTCGAAAAATACCACGAatgaagaaaaaaaggaaaattaa